TATTTACATTTCTCCAACAGAGGCACACAAGTTTAGTCGCGCATTACAATTTACACATTTTAAAAATTGACGTACAAATTGAATTCTTCGAACCCATCCCTGCAATGCGTATAATAGCTCAAGCAGGGATCTGCTAAAGTCAGGATCCTTGAGGTTCTGTGAAAAGTACCCTGACTAGCTCGAGATAGGCTTCAACAAACATCTCCTTCCATCTCTTTACGCCACAAACCCTGATGAAGAGGATTGCCCATATATCTCATTCGCCTCAGCCACAGGGACATACACGACATCTGTCAATGAGCTGTGGGTGCGGCCATAGAAAATGTAGACGAACACCCCCATCACCAGCCACACCCCCACTCGCATCCATGTGCCGCCACTGAAGAACATAACCAACAAGTTCATGCATGTTAAAGAATATATCAGTTTTGAATATGTAGTAAAAAAGCTGAAAGGATCAAGTACTCACCCAAGATTTATTAACAAGTATGTATTTATGAGGATACACATTACTGGCAGCAAGGGAACGAATGGACAGATGAATCCTACAGCAGACACAGAAGCAAAGATGTTTAATGCCAAGTAGTACCAATATGATCCTAGTACAATGAGTTGCTGAAGCGTGCTGTGATAAGAGTACCTCCGGAATGGCCAAAGGAGTGCCTCCCATCATCTTGGTCAATCCAGCAGAGCATGCCCAGACCAGCTAGGAGGAGCAGGCCACCAAAAGCACAAACGAAGCATCTCACCAAGCTGACATGGCACAGATTAGATCGTTAGAGTGCTTTGCTTATATGCAGGAAAGTTCACTGGGGAAGGAAGCATGCATTCTTGCATAATAGACTGAACAGTTGGCACTTACAAGGGCAAGAATGTCGCTGAAGCTGAAGTTGTGAGGATCAGAACCCCTATGCAGACAGATGCAATGCTGCATGCAGCAGTCCTACGCCGTTTTGTCTCATTCAAATTGCCTAAAGAGTCAGCAGACAAGTTTATTAGCTACCTTAACTGAAATGTACATACTTAGAAATTTTAAGCGTATGAAATCAGTAATGTGATTGCCCAGACATACTTGCATACAGCTGCTTCTCAATGAGGGGGTCATTAATTGATTCTACTACAACATCACTTATTTCAGCTGACCCTTGTTCATGATCATCGTCTCCAAGGGTACCCCTCAGCTTTTCCTCGTCATTTTCTTGGCTCAAGCGGAGTGATGCTTGCAGGGAAGATGGGAGGGGTACCTCATCTGGAGGAACATACCTAAGAATCAAGATGGACACAGCAACTATAGTGAATGCGAGTAGTGTGCCTACACTAACCTGCAACCAAAAACAAAACCTTTTTAgttccaaacatttttcaataATGCTCATATTCTACATGCATATGCTGCGATGATCTCTGGGGATAAGGTTCATTAATATAACTGAACTCAAGATGAAGTCCATATATATTCTCAAATAACATGTTTGGTAAATCCTTACCATTCCAGCCAGTTGTGAGACATCCATGAAGAAAGCAAGAGCAGCAGCGCAGATGCCAGTCACTATTGTGCTTTTGACTGGAACTTGTGACGTCTTGTGGACATCAGAGAAGAATGATGGTAAAAGGCCATCTCGTGCCATGGCCATCAATATTCTTGGCTGAAGGAAGTATCAAAGTGGAAGTGTGAATATCCATGGCAGCATAAATTGAAGTTGTAAGATGCATATGCTTGTTGAGAAAACAGATAAAGCAGAAAACTGGCTATATGTATCCAGATTATATGCCAGTATGCTTCAGATGTTACTCATTTAAAGCCATGCCCACTTGGCTAATGGCTCGTATTCCATCGACTCGAACCACAAAAGAAAATTTATGATACATTGATTAAGATATGCTTATACCTGTGGCAATATAGATCCCATCAAGGTTGAACAGAGAGCAAGAACAGCACCAATTGTTACAAGATACCTAAAAAAAGATAAGCACATGAACAATCTCAGTCAGATGCACACCAGATCATCCATGATAAAATGAGAAGCAGTCCTTACATTGCCCAGTGCATCCCATGTTTGGCAAAGGCAGATGAAATAGGGGTGTCTGGGTCCATAGCAAAGTATGGTACCAGACCAACAATAACTACTGAAACCAACATGTACAAGGTACAGCAAATTGACAATGCTGTTCCGATTCCCAATGGCAGATCTCGTTGTGGATTCTTCACCTGTCAGAAGTTAACATAAGATAATTAGATATTACATTTTCTCAGATGAGGGAATTATATTTTCTATTCAACGCTAACAATCCAGCAAATAAGAAGGGCCAAATCAATTAGGGAAATTAGACATTTCCTAACCTCCTCAGCAGTGCTGGCAACTGAATCAAAGCCTATGTAGGCAAAGAAGACAGTTGCTGACCCGGCAAGCATTCCATTCGCTCCATAAGGGAAAAATCTGAAATCAATGAAGTGTAAGTGCGCTAACTACTGGCTTGAGAAAAGAAACAAAGCATCAGGGTCTTTAGCATTACCCTCCAGCAACCTTGTAGCCAACCCATCCTGTTTGGAAGCCGATGTAACTACCGGCTATGATAACAAATAACATCACAAAGCAATTTAGGACTGTCACAACTCCTTGCACAAATGAActctgaaaaaataaaaaaataaaaacagagaGGAAAGATCAGGTGTCACATTCCCAGAAAATACGTAAGGTAGCTATTACTGAATTGGAGAAGGTAGCAACCTCTTTTATCCCGACACATAGCAGACCTGTGACAACGAAAACCAGGAAAGCAGCACAAGGATCAACAACAACATCAAGCCATGGGATCTCATGCCGTGCTAAAATCCACGGCAGATTATCCTGTCCTCCAAAAAATATGGCCTGAAAacataaagttttttttttagagTTTGTATAAGGAGATTAGAGATTTGTAGCTGTAAGCCCTGCTTCCCAGGCACTTTTAGTGCTTTTAAGTTTTTAGCTAATCTATGTCATTAAGTCCTTGGGTAGCTCAAGAGGTGTGCGGGTACCCAGGCAGGTT
The sequence above is drawn from the Miscanthus floridulus cultivar M001 chromosome 15, ASM1932011v1, whole genome shotgun sequence genome and encodes:
- the LOC136508059 gene encoding cationic amino acid transporter 2, vacuolar-like; the encoded protein is MGGGVRALMRRKQVDSERTRAAGSAHQLRKELSVTQLVAIGVGSTIGAGVYVLVGTVAREHSGPALTLSFLIAGIAAALSAFCYAELASRCPSAGSAYHYSYICVGEGVAWLIGWALILEYTIGGSAVARGISPNLAIFFGGQDNLPWILARHEIPWLDVVVDPCAAFLVFVVTGLLCVGIKESSFVQGVVTVLNCFVMLFVIIAGSYIGFQTGWVGYKVAGGFFPYGANGMLAGSATVFFAYIGFDSVASTAEEVKNPQRDLPLGIGTALSICCTLYMLVSVVIVGLVPYFAMDPDTPISSAFAKHGMHWAMYLVTIGAVLALCSTLMGSILPQPRILMAMARDGLLPSFFSDVHKTSQVPVKSTIVTGICAAALAFFMDVSQLAGMVSVGTLLAFTIVAVSILILRYVPPDEVPLPSSLQASLRLSQENDEEKLRGTLGDDDHEQGSAEISDVVVESINDPLIEKQLYASNLNETKRRRTAACSIASVCIGVLILTTSASATFLPFLVRCFVCAFGGLLLLAGLGMLCWIDQDDGRHSFGHSGGFICPFVPLLPVMCILINTYLLINLGGGTWMRVGVWLVMGVFVYIFYGRTHSSLTDVVYVPVAEANEIYGQSSSSGFVA